The Vibrio echinoideorum DNA window TCGCCTTTGGTTCATCTGGCACAACGAAATCAATCAAAGAGGTACTTATAGGATTAGGTTTTTGTGATGGCTATATAACACCAGCACGACTGAGTTATCTAAAAAATCATTTGAGTGAGTTTTCTTCATCAAAAGAAATTCGTCTTTCAGGATTAAGCGATGAAAGAAAACTGGTGTTTGCCGCTGGCGTTACCATTTTATCGGCAGTAATGGATACTCTAAATATCAAAGAGCTACACTTCTCTGACGGCGCTTTAAGAGAAGGCGTTCTTTATGATATGGAAGATAAGTTTAAAAATTGCGACATACGAGTGCGCACCGCAGAGGCATTAATCTCACGCTACCACATAGACTTAGCTCATGGGGAAAAAGTAAAAGAGCTAGCGCTTACGTTATTGAAACAAATTAAACCGCAGGTAGAAACCGAAGTCAGTCGTGAATTATTTGATCTTCTTGGCTGGTCAGCACTGCTTCATGAAATAGGACAAAGTATTTCATTTCAAGGTTACCATCGCCATTCAGCTTATTTGCTCAAACATACGACGATGCCCGGCTTTAATACAGAACAACAACGTCTGCTCTCGGTATTGGTTCGCTATCAAAGAAAAGCAATTAAGCGACAAGAGTTACCTGAGTTATCTCTGTTTAAACCCAAACAAGTAACGCTCCTAATTCGAATATTAAGACTTGCTATCCTTATCAATCGACAACGAAATCAATCATCAACACCAAGTGTGAAATTAACGATTGAGCAGGAGGAAAGATGGACTTTAGAAGGGGATAGCACTGACTGGTTAGTCAAAAATCAATTGCTTGATTATGAACTCAAAGAAGAGCAACAGCGTTGGGAAAATGCGGGGTGGTTATTAAAATTAAGCTGAAGAGTTAACTTAAAGACAATCAACTAAAACAAAAACAGCCTACTATTCAGCAAACTGTATACCATTTTTTAAAGAATGAGCTAGAGCCCGATCTTGGCTAACTCTTGCTCTGCGAACTCAGACGGTATCGCTAAGTAACCATCTTTTTCTACAAGCTCTTGCCCCTGCTTTGAAAACACAAAAGTAAGAAACTCTCTCTCAACAGGAGAAAGTGGTTTATCAGGATGCTTGTTCACATAGACATACAAAAAGCGAGATAACGGATAGTCACCGCTCAAAATATTCGCTCGAGTAGGCTCAACATATTGCAAACCTCTCTCTGCAATCGGAATTAATTTAACGCCAGCTACTCGATAACCAATGCCCGAGTAGCCTATCCCACTGATGGACGATGCGACAGATTGAACAACTGAAGCAGAACCAGGCTGCTCATTGACTCGATTCTTGAAATCACCTCCGCACAACGCATTTTGCTTGAAGTAACCATAGGTTCCCGAAACTGAATTACGGCCGAATAGTTGGAAGCGATGTTTTGCCCACGGTTGATCAACGCCTAGAGCTTGCCAGTTATTTAGTGGCTTAGTCGCACCACAGCGTAATGTCTCAGAAAAAACACCGTCAATCTGACGAAAGTTCAGCCCTTCAATTGGATTATCACGGTGCACAAACAGACCGATAGCATCGATAGCAACTCGGAGCGCTGTTGGCTTATAGCCATGCTCTCTTTCGAACGCTTCTACTTCTCTTAGGCGCATTGGTCGGCTCATAGGACCAAGATGAGCTGTACCTTCAGTTAAAGCTGGAGGTGCCGTTGCAGAACCAGAAGCTTGAACCTGAGCGTTAACATTCGGATAGTAAGATTTAAACTCTTCGACCCATAACGTTGTCATACCCGCCAAAGTATCCGAGCCTACCGACAATAAGCTCCCAGAAATACCTGGTACCTTAGAATAATTAGGAAGCGATTCGATGCTCTGTTCAGCATGACTAGGATAAACCAAAGCAAACGATAATAATGAACTAACGGGTAAACGCATCCTGCGTATTAAAGTATTCATGACACGGTTAGTCTATTTGGAAGCGTGAAATGGAATCGGCTACCAACGCCAACTTCACTTTGAATTTCTAAATGTGAGTCATGATGGCTAAGCGCATGCTTCACAATCGCTAACCCAAGACCACTACCACCCGTATCGCGTGAGCGAGCTTTATCAACACGATAAAAACGCTCAGTGAGTCGATGCAGGTGTTGTGGCTCTATTCCGTCTCCGGTGTCTGATACGTCCAAACATGCACCTTGGCTAGTTTGATACCAACGAACCTTAACCGTAGCGCCCGGTGGCGTATATTTGACTGCGTTGTAAACTAGATTCGATATTGCGCTTCTTAGCTGATCTTCATCCGCTAAGACTCGTAAGCTCTTATCAATATCAAACTCTAGCTTATGTTCACGATCGCCACTTAAGCTTGCAGCCTCTTTCTCCAATACTTCTAACATAGCCGGTACATTGACGACTTCATCCAACTCATGCATCGGTGCAGCTTCAATTTTTGACAGTGTTAAAAGCTGATTCACCAGACTGTTCATTCGGTTCAATTGCTCAGTCATCACGCCATGGGCTTTAGGCCACATAGGCCCAACGATCATGTCTGGGTCTTCCGTCATTTCAAGGTAGCCCTGAAGTACGGTCATTGGAGTACGCAACTCGTGAGAAACGTTAGCAAAGAAGTTACGACGCATACCTTCCAACTGTTTAAGTTGAGTAACGTCACGCACGACCATCAGGTGTTCGCCCTCAGTGTACGGCACGATACGCAGTTCAAGCATACGTTCCACATTGAGTGGCGATGGCATCTCTAACGGCTCTGAGAAATCTTGTTTATTTAGGTACTTGATGAAGTCCGGCGTGCGGATCAAGTTGGAGATAGGTTGCCCAGAGTCGTCTGGCCAGCGAAACCCCAGCAAATACTGAGCAAGCTTGTTACACCAAACGATATTGCCTTCACCGCGAAATACCACAACGGCATCGGGTAGAGATTCAGCACCATTTCTGAAACGGCGGATTAGGTTAGTCAGTTCTTTGCGTTTGCGACGCTGCCTCTGCTGCATACGATAAATACCGTTAAACAGAGATTCCCAATTTCCTGAGCCTGAAGGTGGTGTTAAACGCTTTTCATCCCACAACCAAGCGGACAACCGCATCTGATTGTGTAAATGCCATCCCAACTGCAAAATCGTAGCAGCGAGCAGTAACCATGGTAAATAGCCGAATATCCAACCGACTAAAACCCAAGGTGCGTAAAAAAAAGCCAGCTCCCAAGCTAGCTTTTTCCAGGTTAACTTTTCAACCATTCAGGACTCCGTAAACTGGGTAGCGAAGCCACACTAAGCTTTTGTAGAAAAACGGTAGCCCGCGCCGCGAACCGTTTGGATTAGCTTATCATGACCTGCAGATTCAAGCGCCTTACGTAGGCGTCGAATATGTACGTCAACAGTACGATCTTCAACGTAAACGTTAGTACCCCATACATTGTTCAGCAGCTGTTCTCGGCTGTATACGCGCTCTTGGTGAGTCATAAAAAAGTGCAGCATTTTAAACTCGGTCGGTCCCATATCAACAGGGCCTTCACTTGCAGTAACGCGGTGAGATACAGGGTCTAATTTAAGACCTTGAACATCAATAACATCTTCCAATGCGGTAGGCGTGACACGACGAATAACCGCCTTGAGGCGTGCTACTAGTTCTTTTGGTGAAAATGGTTTAGTGATGTAGTCGTCAGCGCCGACTTCTAATCCACGGACCTTATCTTCTTCTTCGCCACGAGCCGTCAGCATCACTACAGGAATGTTACGAGTTAACTCTTCACGCTTCATGTGCTTGATAAAGTTTATCCCGCTACCACCAGGTAGCATCCAATCTAGTAATACTAGATCTGGGAAAGGTTCACATAGCTTGTTTACCGCTGTATCGTAATCTTCAGCCTCTACTGCTTGGTAGCCTTTTTGTTCAAGAACAAAACACAGCATCTCACGAATAGGTGCTTCATCCTCAACGACCAGAATCCTTCTCGACATAATTGAATAGCCTTTGTATGTAATCAACGCATTGCATTATCTGAGTTAATTATGACACTTTTGTGACCTTTGAAAACAAATTTTCATATAACTGTCTCAAAGAATTCACTTTATAACTTTTGGAACAGAGCTAGGGACAAATCAAGTTAGATCTCATATCATGAAGCACTTCTAAAAAGGTATGAGAAAAATTTATGTGGTTTAAAAATTGCCTAGTCTATCGCTTCAACCGTGATATTGATTTCAACGCAGATCAGCTAGAGAAACAACTTGAAGAATTCCGTTTTACTCCTTGTGGTAGTCAAGACAAGCAGAAGTTTGGCTGGGTAAATGCGATGGGTAGACACGGCGATATGATGACGCACGTATCAGAAAACCGCATTCTAATTTGTGCAAAGAAAGAAGAGAAAATGCTTCCAGCTTCTGTGATCAAAGATTCATTGAATGCAAAAGTAGAAACGCTTGAGGCAGAGTCTGGTACTCCTCTGAAAAAGAAAGAAAAAGACAGCCTAAAAGAAGACATCATCATCGACCTTCTTCCTCGTGCTTTCAGCCGCAGTAA harbors:
- the phoB gene encoding phosphate regulon transcriptional regulator PhoB codes for the protein MSRRILVVEDEAPIREMLCFVLEQKGYQAVEAEDYDTAVNKLCEPFPDLVLLDWMLPGGSGINFIKHMKREELTRNIPVVMLTARGEEEDKVRGLEVGADDYITKPFSPKELVARLKAVIRRVTPTALEDVIDVQGLKLDPVSHRVTASEGPVDMGPTEFKMLHFFMTHQERVYSREQLLNNVWGTNVYVEDRTVDVHIRRLRKALESAGHDKLIQTVRGAGYRFSTKA
- a CDS encoding PstS family phosphate ABC transporter substrate-binding protein encodes the protein MRLPVSSLLSFALVYPSHAEQSIESLPNYSKVPGISGSLLSVGSDTLAGMTTLWVEEFKSYYPNVNAQVQASGSATAPPALTEGTAHLGPMSRPMRLREVEAFEREHGYKPTALRVAIDAIGLFVHRDNPIEGLNFRQIDGVFSETLRCGATKPLNNWQALGVDQPWAKHRFQLFGRNSVSGTYGYFKQNALCGGDFKNRVNEQPGSASVVQSVASSISGIGYSGIGYRVAGVKLIPIAERGLQYVEPTRANILSGDYPLSRFLYVYVNKHPDKPLSPVEREFLTFVFSKQGQELVEKDGYLAIPSEFAEQELAKIGL
- the phoR gene encoding phosphate regulon sensor histidine kinase PhoR, with protein sequence MVEKLTWKKLAWELAFFYAPWVLVGWIFGYLPWLLLAATILQLGWHLHNQMRLSAWLWDEKRLTPPSGSGNWESLFNGIYRMQQRQRRKRKELTNLIRRFRNGAESLPDAVVVFRGEGNIVWCNKLAQYLLGFRWPDDSGQPISNLIRTPDFIKYLNKQDFSEPLEMPSPLNVERMLELRIVPYTEGEHLMVVRDVTQLKQLEGMRRNFFANVSHELRTPMTVLQGYLEMTEDPDMIVGPMWPKAHGVMTEQLNRMNSLVNQLLTLSKIEAAPMHELDEVVNVPAMLEVLEKEAASLSGDREHKLEFDIDKSLRVLADEDQLRSAISNLVYNAVKYTPPGATVKVRWYQTSQGACLDVSDTGDGIEPQHLHRLTERFYRVDKARSRDTGGSGLGLAIVKHALSHHDSHLEIQSEVGVGSRFHFTLPNRLTVS
- the ppx gene encoding exopolyphosphatase, which produces MQLIGDKRPRCIAAIDLGSNSFHMVVAQVFDQHLQLVSRHKQKVRLGDGLDAHQYLSKNAIERGLECLTLFAERLTDFEVDDVRVVATHTLRKAKNAKEFLERAKTIFPFPIEIISGQEEARIIYNGVEHTQIASKTKLVIDIGGGSTEIIAGQGFTPKIAHSLSMGCVSFTQRFFIDGKLTSQHFSNAYSAAIQLLTPLIEDYHSLTWDVAFGSSGTTKSIKEVLIGLGFCDGYITPARLSYLKNHLSEFSSSKEIRLSGLSDERKLVFAAGVTILSAVMDTLNIKELHFSDGALREGVLYDMEDKFKNCDIRVRTAEALISRYHIDLAHGEKVKELALTLLKQIKPQVETEVSRELFDLLGWSALLHEIGQSISFQGYHRHSAYLLKHTTMPGFNTEQQRLLSVLVRYQRKAIKRQELPELSLFKPKQVTLLIRILRLAILINRQRNQSSTPSVKLTIEQEERWTLEGDSTDWLVKNQLLDYELKEEQQRWENAGWLLKLS